The Streptomyces sp. DH-12 genome has a window encoding:
- a CDS encoding SGNH/GDSL hydrolase family protein codes for MRRSRLVLFLTTFFLAVTAALTGATAAHASAQAAPGPYVALGDSYSSGVGAGSYISSSGDCKRSTKAHPYLWAAANSPSSFSFTACSGARTGDVLSGQLGPLSASTALVSISIGGNDAGFADVMTTCVLQSDSSCLSRIATARAFVDSTLPGRLDGVYTAIRDRAPNAHVVVLGYPRFYQLGTSCIGLSETKRKAINDASDHLNNAIAQRARAYGYTFGDVRTTFSGHEICSGNPWLHSVDWLNIGNSYHPKAAGQSGGYLPVLTSAA; via the coding sequence ATGAGACGTTCCCGACTCGTCCTCTTCCTCACCACCTTCTTCCTCGCCGTCACCGCCGCCCTCACCGGCGCGACCGCGGCGCACGCGTCCGCACAGGCGGCCCCCGGCCCGTACGTGGCCCTGGGCGACTCCTACTCCTCGGGCGTCGGCGCCGGCAGCTACATCTCCTCCAGCGGCGACTGCAAGCGCAGCACGAAGGCCCACCCGTACCTCTGGGCGGCCGCGAACTCACCGTCCTCCTTCTCCTTCACGGCCTGCTCGGGCGCCCGTACGGGTGATGTCCTCTCCGGGCAGCTCGGCCCGCTCTCCGCGAGCACCGCCCTCGTCTCGATCAGCATCGGCGGCAACGACGCGGGATTCGCCGACGTCATGACGACCTGTGTGCTCCAGTCCGACAGCTCCTGCCTCTCCCGCATCGCCACCGCCCGCGCCTTCGTCGACTCGACGCTGCCCGGCAGGCTCGACGGCGTCTACACCGCGATCCGGGACCGGGCGCCCAACGCCCACGTGGTGGTGCTCGGTTACCCCCGCTTCTACCAGCTCGGCACCAGCTGCATCGGCCTCTCCGAGACCAAGCGGAAGGCCATCAACGACGCCTCCGACCACCTCAACAACGCCATCGCCCAGCGCGCCCGGGCGTACGGCTACACGTTCGGCGACGTCCGCACCACGTTCAGCGGCCACGAGATCTGCTCCGGGAACCCCTGGCTGCACAGCGTGGACTGGCTGAACATCGGCAACTCCTACCACCCGAAGGCCGCCGGACAGTCGGGCGGCTACCTCCCGGTGCTCACCTCGGCGGCCTGA
- a CDS encoding DUF5925 domain-containing protein: protein MTDHDGMSAHPHDALPIRLNVDDNDSPSDVVDALFLGRFATGEQPYSHAATLERVRSGATLLPAEARLLRLAKDDDRSATLAEGDGWTLLISRWNRGADVTVTATSADLAERILEEATDGAADEPEPQPEHVAMGFWYVSPRRGPHRTTRQITAGTWEEIRPNYTAPVADAMDRLMKTTPEDISGRLLLLHGPPGTGKTSALRTLARSWRDWCQVDCVLDPERLFSDVGYLMDIAIGEEDASGRNRWRLLLLEDCDELIRGEAKHTAGQALSRLLNLTDGLLGQGRNVLVGVTTNEDLERLHPAVVRPGRCLARIEVGPLTRTEAVNWLGREEGVGREGATLAELYALRRGTSPTALPEPRGDADAGLYL, encoded by the coding sequence GTGACCGATCATGACGGCATGTCCGCGCACCCGCACGACGCCCTGCCCATCCGGCTCAACGTCGACGACAACGACTCCCCGTCCGACGTCGTCGACGCGCTGTTCCTCGGCCGTTTCGCGACGGGCGAGCAGCCCTACTCGCACGCCGCCACCCTCGAACGCGTCCGGTCCGGCGCGACCCTCCTGCCCGCGGAGGCGCGGCTGCTGCGGCTCGCCAAGGACGACGACCGCAGCGCCACCCTGGCCGAGGGGGACGGCTGGACGCTGCTGATCTCCCGCTGGAACCGGGGCGCCGACGTCACGGTGACCGCGACCAGCGCCGACCTGGCGGAGCGGATCCTGGAGGAGGCCACCGACGGCGCGGCCGACGAGCCGGAACCGCAGCCGGAGCACGTCGCCATGGGGTTCTGGTACGTCTCCCCGCGGCGCGGTCCGCACCGCACCACCCGGCAGATCACGGCCGGCACGTGGGAGGAGATCCGGCCCAACTACACCGCCCCGGTGGCGGACGCGATGGACCGGCTGATGAAGACCACCCCCGAGGACATCTCGGGGCGGCTGCTCCTGCTGCACGGCCCGCCGGGCACCGGCAAGACGTCCGCGCTGCGCACCCTCGCCCGGTCCTGGCGGGACTGGTGCCAGGTGGACTGCGTCCTGGACCCCGAGCGGCTGTTCTCCGACGTCGGCTACCTGATGGACATCGCCATCGGCGAGGAGGACGCGTCCGGCAGGAACCGCTGGCGGCTGCTGCTCCTGGAGGACTGCGACGAACTGATCCGCGGCGAGGCCAAGCACACGGCGGGCCAGGCGCTGTCCCGGCTGCTGAACCTCACCGACGGTCTGCTCGGCCAGGGCCGCAACGTCCTGGTGGGCGTCACCACCAACGAGGACCTGGAGCGGCTGCACCCGGCCGTGGTGCGTCCGGGCCGCTGCCTGGCCCGGATCGAGGTGGGGCCGCTGACCCGCACGGAGGCGGTGAACTGGCTGGGCCGCGAGGAGGGCGTCGGACGCGAGGGGGCGACCCTGGCCGAGTTGTACGCCCTGCGCCGGGGCACCTCCCCGACCGCCCTGCCGGAGCCGCGCGGCGACGCGGACGCGGGCCTGTACCTGTAG